In a single window of the Phaeobacter sp. G2 genome:
- a CDS encoding DctP family TRAP transporter solute-binding subunit has protein sequence MKFVTAAATAMALTVTAGAASAACDDGEIVVKFSHVTNTDKHPKGIAASLLEQRINDEMNGTMCLEVYPNSTLYNDNKVLEAMLQGDVQLAAPSLSKFEKFTKEFRLFDLPFMFKNIDAVDAFQASPDGQALLDSMQRRGLQGLAYWHNGMKQMSANRPLVAPTDANGLKFRVQSSDVLVAQMEAIGGSPQKMAFSEVYGALQQGVVDGQENTWSNIYGKKFFEVQDGVTETNHGIIDYLVVTNVDWLESLDAPVREQFLQILGEVTQTRNAESTQVNNDAKAAIIAAGGEVRSLDAAQRQAWVETMMPVWEQFSGDVGQDKIDAAQAINANY, from the coding sequence ATGAAGTTTGTAACCGCTGCTGCCACCGCGATGGCCCTGACAGTAACCGCTGGTGCTGCTAGCGCCGCCTGCGATGACGGCGAAATCGTTGTCAAATTCAGCCATGTAACCAACACAGACAAGCACCCCAAAGGGATCGCGGCCTCTTTGCTGGAACAGCGCATCAACGACGAAATGAATGGCACCATGTGCCTGGAGGTCTACCCGAACTCGACGCTCTATAACGACAACAAGGTGCTGGAAGCCATGTTGCAGGGCGACGTGCAGCTGGCGGCTCCGTCGCTGTCAAAGTTCGAGAAGTTCACCAAGGAATTCCGCCTGTTTGATCTGCCCTTCATGTTCAAGAACATTGATGCGGTTGACGCGTTCCAGGCTTCGCCCGATGGGCAGGCGCTGCTGGACAGCATGCAGCGCCGTGGCCTGCAGGGGCTGGCCTATTGGCACAATGGCATGAAGCAGATGTCGGCGAACCGGCCTCTGGTCGCGCCGACCGATGCCAATGGTCTGAAGTTCCGCGTTCAGTCCTCTGACGTGCTGGTGGCGCAGATGGAAGCCATCGGTGGTTCGCCCCAGAAGATGGCCTTTTCCGAAGTCTACGGTGCCCTGCAGCAGGGTGTTGTCGACGGTCAGGAAAACACCTGGTCCAACATCTACGGCAAGAAGTTCTTTGAAGTGCAGGACGGTGTCACCGAGACCAATCACGGCATCATCGATTATCTGGTTGTGACTAATGTGGACTGGCTGGAAAGCTTGGACGCCCCAGTACGGGAGCAATTCCTGCAGATCCTTGGGGAAGTGACCCAAACCCGCAACGCCGAGTCCACTCAGGTCAACAACGATGCCAAAGCGGCCATCATCGCAGCCGGCGGCGAAGTCCGCAGCCTGGATGCAGCACAGCGTCAGGCCTGGGTTGAAACCATGATGCCCGTCTGGGAGCAGTTCTCTGGTGACGTTGGTCAGGACAAGATCGACGCAGCACAGGCGATCAACGCCAATTACTGA
- a CDS encoding sigma-54 dependent transcriptional regulator — MTRKVLVVDDDAALREALAQTLELNDLEAITAGSFVVAKDLITAEFDGVILSDIRMPGRDGFHLLDYVSGIDDDLPVILLTGEGDIPMAVKAMSRGAFGFLEKPCVTADLLTTLQRALKTRHLVLENRDFKQQLEEGDPAARMLFGTSQQSDELRARVRAVAPTSAEVLVAGPAGSGISKVAEVIHLMSPRAQAPFVKSPSAGLSTADLRELCQQAAGGSLFLDEISALSEALQYAVLDWVEQGGETRLIAGSTADLAALVAAGSFGADLYYRLEGMRVRIPSLAERPGDIPVLFRLYVAQAAEQAGIEAPQISQEHLAGLMAQDWPGNARSLMSAAMRFVLGMPDEISGATELGLAEQMAQVERSLLIAALGRQNGRAAAAAEALKLPRKTFYDKLARYGIRPEDYRRA; from the coding sequence ATGACCCGGAAGGTTCTGGTTGTTGATGACGATGCCGCCCTGCGTGAGGCCTTGGCGCAGACGCTGGAGCTGAATGATCTGGAAGCCATTACTGCGGGGTCCTTTGTGGTGGCAAAGGATTTGATCACTGCCGAGTTTGACGGGGTAATCCTGTCCGATATTCGGATGCCGGGGCGGGATGGGTTTCACCTGCTGGACTACGTGAGCGGCATTGACGACGACCTGCCGGTGATCCTGTTGACCGGTGAGGGGGATATTCCCATGGCGGTCAAGGCGATGTCACGGGGGGCCTTTGGCTTTCTGGAAAAGCCTTGTGTCACTGCGGATCTGCTGACGACGCTGCAGCGGGCTTTGAAAACCCGCCACTTGGTGCTGGAGAACCGCGATTTTAAACAACAGCTGGAAGAGGGCGATCCGGCGGCGCGCATGTTGTTTGGCACCTCCCAGCAATCCGATGAGCTGCGAGCGCGGGTGCGCGCTGTAGCTCCAACCTCGGCCGAGGTTTTGGTGGCGGGGCCGGCCGGCAGCGGCATTTCCAAGGTGGCAGAGGTGATCCACCTGATGTCACCGCGCGCCCAGGCGCCCTTTGTCAAATCGCCCTCGGCAGGGCTGAGCACCGCTGACCTGCGGGAGCTGTGTCAGCAGGCCGCTGGTGGATCGCTGTTTCTGGATGAGATTTCTGCCCTCTCCGAAGCGCTGCAATATGCGGTGCTGGACTGGGTCGAACAGGGGGGCGAGACACGGCTGATTGCAGGCAGTACCGCCGATCTGGCGGCGCTGGTTGCAGCAGGCAGTTTTGGCGCGGATCTATATTACCGGCTCGAAGGCATGCGGGTGCGTATTCCGTCACTGGCCGAGCGCCCTGGTGATATCCCGGTGTTGTTCAGGTTGTATGTGGCTCAGGCCGCGGAACAGGCCGGGATCGAGGCGCCGCAGATCAGCCAAGAACATCTGGCGGGGTTGATGGCGCAGGATTGGCCGGGCAATGCGCGCTCGCTGATGTCGGCAGCCATGCGGTTTGTTCTGGGGATGCCGGATGAGATTAGCGGTGCCACCGAACTGGGCCTGGCAGAGCAAATGGCCCAGGTGGAACGCTCACTTTTGATCGCGGCTTTGGGACGTCAGAATGGCAGGGCAGCCGCAGCGGCTGAGGCGCTGAAACTGCCGCGCAAAACCTTTTATGACAAACTGGCCCGCTATGGCATCCGCCCAGAGGATTATCGCCGCGCCTGA
- the tpiA gene encoding triose-phosphate isomerase codes for MRQKMAAGNWKMNGTSAALAELETLIQGQHAATSELLICPPATLLSRAAELAADSPVAIGGQDCHAATAGAHTGDLSSDMLKDAGATAVILGHSERRADHAETSEAVAAKTKSAWSAGLTAIVCLGETLAERESGDTLGVVGNQLAASLPDGATGQNTVIAYEPVWAIGTGKVPSLAQIAEVHDFLRQALTTRFGTEMADAIRLLYGGSVKPGNAAEIFATSNVDGALVGGASLKAADFSPIIAALDAS; via the coding sequence ATGCGGCAGAAAATGGCAGCGGGCAATTGGAAGATGAATGGCACAAGCGCAGCCTTGGCCGAGCTTGAAACCCTGATACAGGGCCAACACGCCGCCACATCAGAGCTACTGATCTGCCCCCCTGCCACGCTGCTGTCCCGCGCAGCCGAGCTTGCTGCAGATAGCCCTGTGGCTATTGGCGGCCAGGATTGCCACGCAGCAACTGCTGGGGCTCACACCGGCGACCTGTCGTCTGACATGCTCAAAGACGCCGGCGCGACCGCTGTCATTCTAGGCCACTCAGAGCGCCGCGCCGACCACGCTGAGACCAGCGAAGCAGTTGCTGCAAAAACAAAATCCGCCTGGAGCGCCGGTCTCACCGCCATTGTCTGTCTTGGCGAAACCCTGGCAGAGCGCGAATCCGGAGACACCCTGGGCGTTGTTGGCAATCAACTGGCCGCCTCCCTGCCCGACGGTGCCACAGGCCAAAACACCGTCATCGCCTATGAACCGGTCTGGGCCATTGGCACTGGCAAAGTGCCAAGCCTGGCCCAAATTGCCGAAGTCCATGACTTCCTGCGCCAGGCCCTCACCACCAGGTTCGGCACCGAAATGGCCGATGCTATCCGCCTGCTCTATGGCGGGTCGGTAAAACCGGGCAATGCCGCTGAAATCTTTGCCACCTCCAACGTCGACGGCGCCCTTGTTGGCGGTGCCAGCCTAAAGGCCGCAGATTTCTCCCCCATTATCGCCGCCCTCGACGCCAGCTGA
- a CDS encoding iron-sulfur cluster assembly accessory protein, with amino-acid sequence MFGIPGKQAVTITPRAAAQITKLMTSGGHAGLRIGVKKGGCAGMEYTMEYVDEPDKNDEVVEQDGAKVLIAPMAQMFLFGTEIDYETSLLESAFKFNNPNVSEACGCGESISFKDVPNL; translated from the coding sequence ATGTTCGGCATTCCCGGCAAACAGGCTGTGACAATCACCCCCCGGGCTGCGGCCCAGATCACCAAACTGATGACCAGCGGTGGCCATGCAGGCCTGCGCATTGGCGTCAAAAAGGGCGGCTGTGCGGGGATGGAATACACCATGGAATATGTCGACGAGCCGGACAAGAACGACGAGGTGGTGGAACAGGACGGCGCCAAGGTGCTTATTGCCCCTATGGCGCAGATGTTCCTCTTTGGCACCGAGATCGACTATGAGACCTCGCTGTTGGAAAGCGCCTTCAAGTTCAACAATCCCAACGTGTCAGAGGCCTGCGGCTGTGGTGAATCCATCAGCTTCAAGGATGTGCCAAACCTGTGA
- a CDS encoding SUF system Fe-S cluster assembly protein codes for MTNASEPLEGTPLIAPSSVEHPLFDQIVEACRSVYDPEIPVNIYELGLIYTIDISDENDVQIIMTLTAPGCPVAGEMPGWIVDAVSPVAGVKSVDVEITWEPPWGMEMMSDEARLELGFM; via the coding sequence ATGACCAACGCTTCCGAACCACTTGAAGGAACGCCGCTGATTGCGCCGTCTTCCGTTGAACACCCGCTCTTCGATCAGATCGTCGAGGCCTGTCGTTCAGTCTATGACCCTGAAATTCCGGTCAATATCTATGAGCTGGGCCTGATCTACACCATCGACATCTCTGATGAAAACGACGTGCAGATCATCATGACGCTCACCGCCCCTGGCTGCCCTGTCGCCGGTGAAATGCCCGGCTGGATTGTTGACGCCGTCTCACCTGTGGCTGGGGTCAAATCCGTTGATGTAGAAATCACCTGGGAGCCGCCCTGGGGTATGGAAATGATGTCAGACGAGGCCCGCCTCGAGTTGGGCTTCATGTAA
- a CDS encoding glycerophosphodiester phosphodiesterase family protein — translation MRNALTLSLIALTLGSASFAPEVNAAETGLSYGPRPAYLIEKLPEGALKSKLQSCAAQLPARSTFSIGHRGAPLMFPEHTVQSNVAAAQMGAGILECDVTFTKDLALICRHAQNDLHTTTNILTTDLAETCITPFTPASGTAPASAECRSSEITLEQFRSLTPKMDSFDKTATTAAASQGGSPSWRSSQYADGATAMTHAESIALFKSLGAKFTPELKSPAVEMPFNGFTLEAYAQKMIDDYKAADIPATDVWAQSFDLEVVKYWIQNEPAFGKQAVYLDGRYSGATPLDPMDPSSFSPTMQELADMGVNYIAPPMWMLVTLEDGKMVPSPYAKEAKAAGLKLITWTLERSGPLTTGGGWYFQTVQPAVSNASSYYEILDVLAQDVEIEGIFSDWPATVTYYANCMGL, via the coding sequence TTGCGCAACGCCCTTACCCTGTCGCTTATCGCTCTCACCCTTGGATCCGCCAGTTTCGCGCCAGAGGTCAACGCCGCTGAGACGGGTCTCAGCTATGGTCCCCGCCCGGCCTATCTGATCGAAAAGCTGCCCGAAGGGGCGCTGAAGTCAAAACTGCAGTCCTGTGCGGCGCAGCTGCCTGCCCGCAGCACCTTTTCGATTGGCCACCGGGGCGCGCCGCTGATGTTCCCCGAACATACTGTGCAGTCCAATGTTGCCGCCGCGCAGATGGGCGCGGGTATTTTGGAATGCGACGTGACCTTCACCAAGGATCTGGCGCTGATCTGCCGTCACGCGCAAAACGATCTGCACACCACCACCAATATCCTGACCACCGATCTGGCTGAAACCTGCATCACGCCGTTCACCCCGGCCAGCGGCACCGCCCCTGCCTCGGCCGAATGCCGCAGCTCAGAAATCACCCTGGAGCAGTTCCGCAGCCTGACGCCCAAGATGGACAGCTTTGACAAGACGGCAACCACAGCGGCGGCTTCCCAGGGCGGCTCGCCCTCCTGGCGCAGCAGCCAATATGCGGATGGTGCCACCGCGATGACCCATGCGGAATCCATCGCCCTGTTCAAATCTCTGGGCGCCAAGTTCACCCCAGAGCTCAAATCCCCCGCGGTTGAGATGCCCTTCAACGGCTTCACTCTGGAGGCCTACGCCCAGAAGATGATCGACGACTACAAGGCGGCCGACATCCCCGCGACCGATGTCTGGGCCCAGAGCTTTGATCTCGAGGTGGTGAAATACTGGATCCAGAACGAGCCCGCATTTGGCAAACAGGCGGTCTATCTGGATGGGCGTTACAGCGGTGCAACGCCGCTGGATCCAATGGATCCCAGCAGCTTTAGCCCCACGATGCAGGAACTGGCAGATATGGGCGTGAACTACATCGCCCCCCCGATGTGGATGCTGGTTACCCTTGAAGATGGCAAAATGGTGCCCTCCCCCTACGCCAAGGAGGCCAAGGCCGCCGGGCTCAAGCTGATCACCTGGACCCTGGAGCGCTCTGGCCCGCTGACCACAGGTGGCGGCTGGTACTTCCAGACCGTACAGCCCGCTGTCAGCAATGCCTCCAGCTATTACGAAATTCTTGATGTTCTGGCCCAGGATGTCGAGATCGAAGGCATCTTTTCTGACTGGCCCGCAACAGTCACCTACTACGCCAACTGCATGGGGCTTTAA
- a CDS encoding TRAP transporter small permease, producing the protein MSGARTGLSGFINTLEETLIALLLGLMTLITFANVIARFAFNSNILWALELTVFLFAWLVLLGASYAVKTHTHLGVDAIVNILSPGARRGVALVAAAACLVFSLLLLKGAYDYWAVFADLPPTSGRWFPTGFDMKARSQSFYEVQDVPMVGLFRFLEELINYGDSYEKLPKVVPYVVLPLSMLLLVFRFSQALMQVLRGEADRLVASHEVEDELDEARARATEGEN; encoded by the coding sequence ATGTCCGGGGCAAGAACCGGCCTGTCCGGGTTTATCAACACATTGGAAGAAACGCTGATCGCGTTGCTTCTGGGGCTGATGACGCTGATAACATTTGCCAATGTAATCGCGCGATTTGCCTTTAACTCCAATATCCTTTGGGCGCTGGAACTGACAGTCTTCTTGTTTGCCTGGTTGGTGCTACTAGGGGCGTCCTATGCGGTTAAGACCCATACGCATCTGGGCGTGGATGCCATCGTCAATATTCTGTCACCGGGGGCGCGCCGGGGGGTGGCGCTTGTTGCTGCGGCGGCTTGCCTGGTGTTTTCCCTGCTGCTGCTGAAAGGCGCCTATGACTACTGGGCGGTGTTTGCGGATCTGCCGCCAACCTCTGGCCGCTGGTTTCCAACCGGGTTTGACATGAAGGCGCGCAGCCAGAGTTTTTACGAGGTGCAGGATGTGCCCATGGTGGGTCTTTTCCGCTTTCTGGAAGAGCTGATCAACTACGGCGACTCTTACGAGAAACTGCCCAAGGTGGTGCCCTATGTGGTGTTGCCCCTGTCGATGTTGTTGCTGGTTTTCCGCTTTTCCCAAGCCCTGATGCAGGTGCTGCGCGGCGAGGCGGATCGGCTGGTGGCCAGCCATGAGGTCGAAGATGAGTTGGACGAGGCCCGCGCCCGGGCTACCGAGGGAGAAAACTGA
- a CDS encoding TRAP transporter large permease, which translates to MDVIFLFAMVIGLMLIGVPIAISLGLSSVLFLLIYSDSSLASVAGTLFEAFEGHFTLLAIPFFILASTFMSTGGVAQRIIRFSIACVGHFQGGLAIAGVFACMMFAALSGSSPATVVAIGSIVIAAMRQAGYTKEFAAGVICNAGTLGILIPPSIVMVVYAASVDVSVGRMFLAGIIPGLLAGIMLMVTIYVIARIKNMPKGNWAGWGEVGASFREAFWGLFLIVIIMVGIYGYPWYSAELGLYKEDAIFTPTEAAAVASVYAFFVATFVYRDMGPLAETEQTPRRSVFQAPQALLTVWAHKDTKKALFDAGKLTVTLMFVIANALILKHVLTDEQVPQHIANAMLSAGFGPVMFLIVVNIILLIGGQFMEPSGLLVIVAPLVFPIAIELGIDPIHLGIIMVVNMEIGMITPPVGLNLFVTSGVAGMPMMAVVRAALPFLAVLFVFLIMVTYIPWLSTLIPNALMGPEIITN; encoded by the coding sequence ATGGATGTAATTTTTCTCTTTGCCATGGTGATTGGCCTGATGTTGATCGGGGTGCCGATTGCCATCTCGCTGGGCCTCAGCTCGGTTCTGTTTTTGCTGATCTATTCCGATAGTTCGCTGGCGAGCGTTGCTGGCACTCTGTTTGAGGCCTTTGAAGGCCACTTTACCCTGCTGGCCATCCCGTTTTTCATTCTGGCCTCTACCTTTATGTCCACTGGCGGCGTGGCGCAGCGGATCATTCGCTTTTCCATCGCCTGTGTTGGACATTTCCAGGGTGGCCTGGCCATTGCCGGTGTTTTTGCCTGCATGATGTTTGCGGCTTTGTCGGGCTCTTCGCCTGCCACGGTTGTTGCTATCGGCTCCATCGTTATCGCGGCGATGCGCCAGGCGGGCTACACCAAGGAGTTTGCAGCCGGGGTGATCTGTAATGCCGGCACCCTGGGCATCCTGATCCCGCCGTCAATCGTCATGGTGGTTTATGCGGCCTCAGTGGATGTTTCGGTGGGGCGGATGTTCCTGGCTGGTATCATTCCGGGGCTGTTGGCTGGCATCATGCTGATGGTGACAATCTATGTGATTGCCCGGATCAAAAACATGCCCAAGGGCAACTGGGCCGGTTGGGGCGAAGTTGGCGCTTCGTTCCGGGAGGCCTTCTGGGGTTTGTTCCTGATCGTGATCATCATGGTCGGCATCTATGGCTACCCTTGGTACTCGGCGGAGCTGGGGCTTTACAAAGAAGACGCCATCTTCACCCCCACGGAAGCGGCTGCTGTGGCTTCGGTCTATGCCTTCTTTGTTGCCACCTTTGTCTATCGTGACATGGGGCCTTTGGCTGAAACCGAACAAACCCCGCGCCGGTCGGTGTTTCAGGCGCCGCAGGCTTTGCTGACGGTCTGGGCACATAAGGACACCAAGAAAGCGCTGTTTGATGCGGGCAAGCTGACGGTGACGCTGATGTTTGTGATCGCCAATGCGCTGATCCTGAAACATGTGCTGACCGATGAACAGGTGCCGCAGCATATCGCCAATGCGATGCTGTCCGCAGGTTTTGGGCCGGTGATGTTCCTGATCGTGGTGAACATTATCCTGCTGATTGGTGGTCAGTTCATGGAGCCTTCTGGATTGTTGGTGATCGTGGCGCCGCTGGTGTTCCCTATTGCCATTGAGCTGGGCATTGACCCGATCCATCTGGGCATCATCATGGTTGTGAACATGGAAATCGGCATGATCACCCCGCCGGTGGGCCTGAACCTCTTTGTTACCTCCGGGGTGGCAGGCATGCCGATGATGGCGGTGGTGCGGGCGGCCTTGCCCTTTCTGGCGGTGCTTTTTGTCTTCCTGATCATGGTGACATATATCCCCTGGCTGAGCACCTTGATCCCCAATGCGCTTATGGGGCCTGAGATTATAACCAACTAA
- a CDS encoding ATP-binding protein: protein MQRWPLLLGVALAVSCIVGATWIYGYRQALESLAERSVADLALASDRVSTQLQIYQELAVLTADHPVLEQLESEAERQAAQWVLRSIADKTSALDVFYADTSGAVLVAAAGVTGGDIADADYFRRAMQGALGVGSDVLAENGRRAYFYAAPNFAPGAGVSGVLVVVADVEDVEQTWQGSLPAVFFTNDHGEVFISNRPELLFWHQGQEAGANAGAAEEKLDYEVYTQGEYEIWTLSGSAYLPRRALHLTVDLPVIGLTGQILVDVAPARRLALLQAAALAALCLAFGSFLFLTMERRRTLAEANAVLESRVETRTRALQSTNSQLRREVSERQDAEAALKKAQEELVQAGKLSALGQMSAGISHELNQPLMAIQQFAENGDAFLQRGQIDRVGENLTRIAGMSARMARIIKNLRAFSRNENEPMARVDLVQVINTAVELTASRLETDAVTLRWSPPVGEDPIYAWGGEVRLTQVFVNLINNAADAMLGQDSRAITITLEAGDRLAVVVSDIGPGIKEPEKMFDPFYSTKVVSSSEGMGLGLSISYGLLQSFGGNIHGRNGTRGAVFTVELDRWNEDAAI, encoded by the coding sequence ATGCAAAGATGGCCGTTGCTGCTGGGGGTTGCCCTTGCAGTATCTTGTATAGTCGGAGCGACCTGGATTTATGGGTACCGTCAGGCGCTTGAGTCCCTGGCGGAGCGCAGCGTTGCGGACCTTGCATTGGCCTCGGATCGGGTCAGCACCCAGTTGCAGATCTATCAAGAGCTTGCGGTTCTGACCGCAGATCACCCGGTTTTGGAACAGCTGGAGAGCGAAGCGGAACGGCAGGCTGCGCAGTGGGTGTTGCGCAGCATTGCCGACAAAACCTCTGCTTTGGATGTGTTTTATGCGGATACCAGTGGCGCAGTGCTGGTCGCGGCGGCGGGTGTCACCGGGGGCGATATTGCCGATGCGGACTATTTCCGGCGCGCCATGCAGGGCGCGCTGGGGGTTGGGTCGGATGTCTTGGCTGAAAACGGCCGTCGCGCCTATTTTTATGCCGCCCCCAACTTTGCGCCAGGAGCCGGAGTGTCCGGGGTGCTGGTGGTGGTGGCCGATGTCGAAGACGTGGAGCAGACCTGGCAGGGCTCTTTGCCTGCGGTATTTTTTACCAATGACCATGGCGAGGTTTTTATCTCAAACCGGCCAGAGCTGCTGTTCTGGCATCAGGGACAAGAGGCGGGCGCCAATGCAGGGGCTGCGGAGGAAAAACTGGACTATGAGGTCTATACCCAGGGTGAGTACGAGATCTGGACGCTTTCTGGCAGCGCCTATCTGCCCCGTCGCGCCCTGCATTTGACGGTAGATCTGCCGGTCATCGGTCTGACGGGACAGATCCTGGTGGATGTGGCCCCGGCCCGCAGATTGGCTCTGCTTCAGGCTGCGGCCCTGGCGGCACTCTGCCTTGCCTTTGGCAGTTTTCTGTTTCTGACCATGGAGCGGCGCCGTACCCTGGCCGAGGCCAACGCGGTGTTGGAAAGCCGCGTTGAAACCCGTACCCGTGCACTGCAATCCACCAACAGCCAGCTGCGGCGCGAAGTCAGTGAACGCCAGGATGCAGAGGCTGCCTTGAAGAAGGCGCAAGAAGAGCTGGTCCAGGCGGGAAAGCTTTCGGCCTTGGGGCAGATGTCTGCGGGGATCAGCCATGAGCTGAACCAGCCACTGATGGCGATACAGCAATTTGCCGAAAATGGCGATGCTTTCTTGCAACGGGGCCAGATCGACCGGGTTGGGGAAAATCTGACGCGTATTGCAGGCATGTCGGCGCGCATGGCGCGGATCATCAAAAACCTGCGGGCCTTTTCGCGCAATGAGAACGAGCCGATGGCGCGGGTGGATCTGGTGCAGGTCATCAATACCGCGGTGGAGCTGACAGCCTCACGCCTGGAAACCGACGCGGTGACGCTCCGCTGGAGCCCGCCAGTGGGGGAAGACCCGATCTATGCCTGGGGCGGTGAAGTGCGACTGACACAGGTTTTTGTCAATCTTATCAACAATGCGGCTGATGCAATGCTTGGCCAGGACAGCCGCGCGATCACCATAACCCTGGAGGCTGGAGACCGGCTCGCGGTGGTGGTGTCTGATATTGGCCCAGGCATTAAAGAACCGGAAAAGATGTTTGATCCGTTTTACTCGACCAAGGTGGTGAGCAGCTCTGAGGGCATGGGGCTGGGGCTGTCGATATCCTATGGGTTGTTGCAGAGCTTTGGCGGCAATATCCACGGCAGGAACGGTACCCGCGGTGCCGTGTTCACTGTCGAGCTGGACCGCTGGAATGAGGATGCCGCGATATGA